A part of Dehalococcoidales bacterium genomic DNA contains:
- a CDS encoding V-type ATP synthase subunit D, giving the protein MKKNIAPTRSNLLRLTDELKFATLGHELLDQKRSILVVELLTLVDQAVEYQNRVDQALAKA; this is encoded by the coding sequence ATGAAAAAAAATATTGCACCGACAAGAAGTAACCTCCTTAGACTAACCGATGAGTTAAAATTTGCGACATTAGGGCATGAGTTGCTCGATCAAAAACGGTCAATCTTGGTTGTTGAGTTGCTCACATTGGTAGACCAGGCAGTCGAGTATCAAAACAGAGTTGACCAGGCATTGGCAAAGGCTAG